The following proteins come from a genomic window of Lycium ferocissimum isolate CSIRO_LF1 chromosome 4, AGI_CSIRO_Lferr_CH_V1, whole genome shotgun sequence:
- the LOC132054728 gene encoding protein CUP-SHAPED COTYLEDON 3-like, with protein sequence MDLREIGATLPPGFRFCPSDEELVFHYLYKKIYNEEDVIKGSLVEIDLHICEPWQLPEVAKLNSSEWYFFSFRDRKYATGFRANRATTSGYWKATGKDRTVLDPQTRNIVGMRKTLVFYKNRAPNGIKTGWIMHEFRLENPHIPLKEDWVLCRVFHKSKDENNNCTNKLSPQNTYDAFITSSNLSQSPDLHMNNHSLHNYDINYQNPPDQISQNSNTVHHHLFDLLVKDHRETTRLSQCSQEDDQYGLLLDMDFEVPCFQDEGVHSSLEDMRFDDENNTVFI encoded by the exons ATGGATTTAAGAGAAATTGGAGCTACACTTCCCCCTGGTTTTAGATTCTGTCCCAGTGATGAAGAATTAGTATTTCATTATCTCTACAAGAAAATTTATAATGAAGAGGATGTTATTAAAGGTAGTTTAGTGGAAATTGATCTTCACATTTGTGAGCCATGGCAACTTCCTG AGGTGGCAAAGCTCAACTCTAgtgaatggtacttcttcagttTCCGAGATCGAAAGTACGCTACTGGTTTTCGGGCTAACCGGGCCACAACTTCGGGTTATTGGAAAGCAACGGGCAAGGATCGAACAGTGCTCGATCCTCAGACACGTAATATCGTAGGGATGAGAAAAACTTTAGTCTTTTACAAGAATAGAGCTCCTAATGGCATTAAAACTGGTTGGATCATGCATGAGTTTCGACTGGAAAATCCCCATATACCTCTTAAG GAAGATTGGGTATTATGTCGAGTGTTTCACAAATCAAAAGATGAGAACAACAATTGTACAAACAAACTTAGCCCACAAAACACGTACGACGCTTTTATCACTTCTTCAAATTTGTCCCAATCTCCTGATCTCCATATGAACAACCATTCATTGCATAATTATGACATTAATTACCAAAATCCACCTGATCAAATTAGCCAAAACTCAAACACAGTGCATCATCATTTGTTTGATTTATTAGTAAAGGACCATCGTGAAACGACCCGCTTGTCCCAGTGCAGCCAGGAGGATGATCAATACGGATTGTTGCTCGATATGGATTTTGAAGTACCATGTTTTCAAGATGAAGGAGTTCATTCTAGCCTTGAAGACATGAGATTTGATGATGAAAATAACACGGTTTTCATTTGA